From Candidatus Abyssobacteria bacterium SURF_5, one genomic window encodes:
- a CDS encoding DsbA family oxidoreductase, producing the protein MEQLRKNYDIEVRWIAFPLHPDTPEGGLALEELFRGRSFDLEAVKARLKQVADELGLPLADRDKTYNSRLAQELAKWAESKGKGDLFHDAVFRAFFAEGKNIGNIDELVAIAKSAGLPEEEARSILELRTYRQAVDADWLRSRELGITAVPTFVVDHRAVVGAQPYEVLEQLLKKSGVNPRKP; encoded by the coding sequence ATTGAACAGTTGCGAAAGAATTACGACATTGAAGTCCGGTGGATCGCATTTCCGCTGCATCCCGACACGCCCGAGGGCGGGCTTGCCCTTGAAGAACTTTTCCGGGGGCGATCGTTCGACCTGGAGGCGGTAAAGGCGCGTCTAAAGCAGGTGGCGGATGAATTGGGCCTGCCGCTTGCCGACCGGGACAAGACCTACAACAGCCGCCTGGCGCAGGAACTGGCCAAATGGGCGGAATCGAAAGGCAAGGGAGACCTGTTCCACGATGCTGTCTTCCGCGCTTTTTTTGCCGAAGGCAAGAACATCGGCAATATAGATGAACTGGTCGCTATCGCGAAGTCGGCCGGACTTCCAGAGGAAGAGGCACGCTCAATCCTTGAGTTGAGAACATACAGGCAAGCCGTCGATGCAGACTGGTTGCGTTCGCGCGAGTTGGGGATAACCGCCGTCCCGACCTTTGTGGTCGATCACCGGGCGGTTGTGGGCGCCCAGCCGTACGAGGTTCTCGAACAGCTCCTCAAGAAAAGCGGAGTCAACCCGCGCAAACCCTGA